CACGAGCGCGGCGGCCGCGCCGAGGAGCGGCACGAGCACGACGAGCGGGATGAGGGACTGGAAGATCGTCACCGGTCGTCCTCCTTCCCCTGCTCGGCGTTCCCCTGCTCGGCGCGCCTCGTGCGGAAGTCGCGGTCGTCGTCGTCGTCGGCCGAGTCGTCGATGGCCTCCTCCAGGTCGGAGCGGTTGTCGCGGAGCTTCCGGGCGGAGGCGATCGCGGCCTCGGCGTTGGTGCCGAACTCGGTGTCGTCGTCGTCGGGGACGGTCGGCTCCTCGCCGAGGCCCGTGCGGGGGCCGCGCATCGCGAGGTCGTCCTCGTCGTCCGTGACGACGTCGGCGTTCGCCAGGCGCCAGGAGCGGTAGATGAGGGCCATGAGGAAGGCGGAGACGCCGAAGGTGATCACGATGGCCGTGAGGATGAGCGCCTGCGGCAGCGGGTCGGCGTACTCCGACGGGTCGACGTCCGGGTCGTAGATGGGGGCGAGGCCCACGCGCCCGGACATGATGAGGATGAGGATGTTGGTGGCGTTGCCGACGAGCAGGAACCCGAGGAGCACGCGCGTCATGCTGCGTTCGAGCATGAGGTAGATGCCCGTCGCGTACAGCGAGGCCATGATCACGATGAGGGTGAGGGAGACGCTCATACGCGCACCCCCTGCTCGGTCTCCATGCCGTCCGCCTCCTGCTCGACCGTGCGGTCGCTCTCCTCCTGGCGGTCGACCTCGGCGCCGAGGCTCCGCAGGACATCGAGCGTCAGGCCGACGACTACGAGGTAGACGCCGACGTCGAAGAAGGTGCTGGTGACGAACTCGACGTGCCCCAGGAACGGGACCTCGGTGTCGATCCACGTGGAGGTCAGCGCGTCGGCGCCGATCACCAGCGGCAGCGCCGCCGTGCCGACCGCGAAGACGAGGCCCGTGCCGAGCACCCGTCCCGCGTCCACCGGGGCCGCGGCGCCGAGCTCGTAGCGCCCGCCGGCGAGGTAGCGCGCGACGAGGGCCATGCCCGCGAGGAGGCCGCCCGCGAAGCCGCCGCCCGGCAGGTTGTGGCCGGCGAACAGCAGGTAGACGGACACGACGATGAGGCTGTGGAAGAGGAGCCGGACCACGACCTCGAGGAGGATCGAGCGGTTCTGCGGCGCGAGCGTGCGGCCGGCGAGGAGCCAGGGGCTGCGCTCCTCGCGACGGGCGTCCTTGATGGCCTCGCGCGCGTCCATGCGCGGCCCGTCGAGGCCGTGCTCGACTTCGAGCGCAGCGCCGGCCGAGGCGTCCGACGGCGCGCGTCGCCCGGACAGCCGCGCGAGGAGGCTGCGTCGCGACGGCGCGGTGAGGCGCGGCAGGTTGTCCGTGCGGCGGTTGAGGAAGATGAGGCTCGCGACGCCCGTGGCCGCGACGATGAGCACCGAGATCTCGCCCATGGTGTCCCAGCCGCGGAGGTCCACGAGCGTGACGTTGACGACGTTGCTGCCATGGCCCTGCTCGTAGGCGAGGCGCGGGAACTCCAGGGAGATGGGATCCGCGACCCGGGCCCCGAGGGCGACGACCGCGACGGTGGACATGAGGGCCGCGACCGCGATCCCGATGGCCGCGCGCCACACCGGGTGCACCGAGCGGTTCCGCTCCCCCAGCCGCACGGGCAGGCGGCGGAGCACCAGGACGAAGGCGACCAGCGTGATCGTCTCGATGAGGACCTGGGTGAGCGCGAGGTCGGGCGCGCCGTGCAGGGCGAAGAGGGCGGCCATGCCGTAGCCGGTGACGCCCACGAGCACGACGGCCTGGAAGCGCTTGCCGGCGCGGGCGGCGGCCGCGGCGGCCACGATCATCACGACGCCGATCACGGGCTGCGCGGGGTGGTCGAAGGGCACGGCGGTGGTGGGCCACGAGCGGTTGAGCGCGAGCGCGGACCCCACCGAGCCGATGAGCACGAGCAGGATCACGCCGAGGTAGAACGGCAGCGAGCCGCGCTGCGTGGTGGCCGTGGTGCGCGCCGCGACCCGGTCGATGAGGCGCATGGACGCCCAGTAGATGCGGGCCGCGTCGATCCAGGCCGGGACCCGCGACTGCAGCGCGAAGACCCCCTCGCGGAGGCGGAACAGGGCGAGGCCGACGACGAGCGTGCCGGCGGAGATGAGCAGTGCGGGCTCCAGGCCGTGCCAGAGCGCGAGGTGGTACGTGTGGTCCGGCTCGCCCGAGGCCCCGGAGCTCACGGCCGGGAGGGTGTCGGCGTAGCCGGCGATCCAGCCGTCGACGCTCGACGCGAGGAACCCGAGCACGAGGCCGGCGGCGGCCAGCACGGCCGGCGGCACGAGGAAGTCGAGGTGCTCGTGCACGGGCTGGACCTCGTCCACGCCGCGCTTGCGGGCGAAGGCGCCCCACATGAAGCGGGCGCTGTAGGCGACGGTGAGGCACGAGCCGAGCGAGACGCCGACGAGCGCGACCCAGCCGAGTCCCCCGCCGAGCTCGGCGTCGAGGAGCAGAGCCGACAGCACGGCCTCCTTGGCCACGAAGCCGAGGAAGGGCGGCAGGCCCGCCATCGACGCGAGCGCCAGGGCCGTGATGACCGCGAGCACGGGCGCCTTCCGCCCGAGTCCGCTGATCTTGCGGAGGTCGCGCGTGCCCGCCCGGTGGTCCACGACGCCGACCACGAGGAAGAGCGTCGCCTTGAAGAGCGCGTGCGCGAGGAGGAGCGCGACGCCCGCGAGCGCGGCGTCGCGCGTGCCGTAGCCGACGACGACGGTCAGGAACCCGAGCTGGCTCACCGTCCCGTAGGCGAGGACGAGCTTCAGGTCCATCTGCTTGAGCGCGCGCCAGCCGCCCACGAGCATCGTCGCGACGCCGAGGGAGACGAGGAGCACGCGCCACCCGGGCACGTCCGCGTAGCCGGGCGCGAGGCGGGCGATGAGGTAGATGCCGGCCTTCACCATCGCTGCGGCGTGCAGGTACGCGCTCACCGGGGTCGGCGCGGCCATGGCGGCCGGCAGCCAGAAGTGGAAGGGGACGAGGGCGGACTTCGAGAGCGCGCCGAGGAGGACCAGGACGACCGCGACGGGGATGAGCGGGCCGCCGGGCGGGTCCGCCACGAGCGCGGCGAGGCTCGTCGTGCCGCCCGCCGCCGCGAGGATCACGAGGCCGACCAGCATCGCCAGCCCGCCCGCCGTCGTGACGAGGAGAGCCTGCAGCGCGGCGCCGCGGCTGGCCTTCCGACCCGTGTAGTGGCCGATCAGCAGGTACGAGAGGACGCTCGTGGCCTCCCAGAAGGTGAAGAGGACGAACACGTCGTCGGCGAGGACGAGGCCGTACATGACGCCCGCGAAGGCGAGCAGCAGGCCCGCGAACCGGCCGAGCCCCTCCTCGCTGGAGCGGAAGTAGCGCGCGCAGTAGAGGAGGACGAGGGCGCCGACGCCCGTGACGACGAGCGACAGGATCCAGGACAGGGCGTCCATGCGCATGTCGAGGGTGATGCCGAGCGACGGGATCCACTCGAGGCGCTCGACGACCTCGCCGTCGGGCAGCACGGCCGGCCCCTGCGCGACCGTGTACGCGAAGGCCGCGGCGGGCACGAGGGCGGCGACCACGAACGCGCGGACGCCCATGACCCGGGCGAGGAGCGGGAGGACGACGGAGGCGACCAGGAACACCGCGAGGAGGACGATCACGTGCGGTCTCCTCTCGCGAGTCGGCTATCCCCCCAGTCTACCTGGGCCCTCCCTGAGAGGTCCGGGCGGGGCGTCGGGTTCAGTCCGGGCGGACGACCGGCTCGGCGCGGAGGTCCGCGAGCACCTGCAGCACGCGGGCGACGTCGTGCGGTCCGTCGACGCGGAAGTCGGCCGCCGTCGCGCCCGACCCGCTCTTGAGGCCGAGGTCGCCGGCCTGGAGCGCGGCGAACGCGTCCTCGTCGGTGACGTCGTCGCCCGCGTAGAAGACCGCAGTCGCCTCGGCGTACCGGCGCAGGTGCTCGACCGCCTCGCCCTTGGTGGCCTGGCGGATGCTGAACTCGAGCACGTCCTTGCCCGAGCGCACCTTGAGGCCGTCGACCTCCGCGTGCGCCTCCTGCGTCGCGACGAGGTGCGCGATGCGGCTGTGCTTCTCGGTGGCGAGGCGCGTGTGCAGGGCGAAGCCCGCGGGCTTCTCCTCGATCCAGACCTCGTCGAGCGAGTCGGCGACCTGGCCGAGCACGTCGGAGAGGACCCCGCGCTGCGCGAGCTCGCCCTCGTCGAGCACGAGCTCGACGTCGTCGCTGTCGAGGCGGATCTCCACGCCGTGCGATCCGACGAGCAGCACCTCGTCCGGCAGGTCGGCCACGGCCTCGAGGCTCCGGAGCGCCCGGCCCGAGACCAGCGCGACGCGCGTCTCCGGCAGGGCCAGCAGCGCGAGCACGGCCGCGCGGGCCTCGGGGACCGCGCGCGCCTTCTCGGGGTCGTCGACCTCGGGCGCGAGCGTGCCGTCGAAGTCGAGCGCCACCAGCAGGCGCGGGGTGCGCGCGAGCTCGGTGAGCGCCTCGAACAGCCGCCCCGGGAAGCCGCGGCCGCCCTTCGCCTGGATGTCGGTGGTGAGCTCGGCCACGCGGTCTACCAGCCCTCGTCCATGAGCGGCTCGACGACCTCTTCGTCGGGCCCCTCGTGGATCGAGGCGGCGTGCGTGCGGCCGAGGTCGGCGAGGAACGCGCTCGACCAGGCCGCGACGTCGTTCTCGAAGACGCGCTTGCGGAGCGAGCGCATGCGCTTGCGCTGCTCGGCCCTCGGCATCTCGATGGCGCGGAGGATCGCCTCCTTGAGGCCCTCGATGTCGTGCGGGTTGACGAGGAGCGCGGCCTTCAGCTCGTCCGCGGCGCCCGCGAACTCGCTCAGCACGAGCACGCCCTCGTTCGAGTGCTTCGTGGCGACGTACTCCTTGGCGACCAGGTTCATGCCGTCGCGGAGGGCGGTGACGAGCATCACGTCGGCCGCGAGGCACAGCGCGACCATCTCCTCCTTCGGGTACCCGTGGTGCAGGTAGCTGATGGCGGTGTGGCTGATGGAGCCGTAGTCGCCGTTGATGCGGCCGACCGTGAGCTCGATCTCGTCCCGCAGCTGGCGGTACGTCTCGACGCGCTCCCGGCTGGGGCTCGCGACCTGCACGAGCGTCGCGTCCTCCACCTTCACGCGGCCCTCGGCGAGGAGCTCGCCGAACGCCTTCAGACGGTGGCCGATGCCCTTCGTGTAGTCGAGCCGGTCGACCCCCAGGAGGATCGTCTCCGGGTCGCCGAGGTCGGCGCGGATCTGGCGGGCGCGCTCCTGGACGGCCGGGTCCTTGGCCATCTCCTCGTAGCTGCGCGCGTCGATGGAGATCGGGTAGTGCTTGGCCACGACCGGGCGCGTGCGGAGCTCGCGCACGGGCTTCGACGGCTTGGTGCCGGGGACGGTGAGCGCGATGCCGCCGCGCACGGGCACGTCGACGGTGGTCCCGCGCGTCGTGTACCCGAAGAGCCGGCGGACGGCGCGCGTGAAGTTGCCGGCGTCGGCGACCCGCTGGAAGCCGATGACGTCGGCGCCGAGGAGGCCCTCGATGATCTGCGTGCGCCACGGCAGCTGCGAGTAGATGCCGTAGGGCGGGAACGGGATGTGGTTGAAGAAGCCGATGGTGAGGTCGGGCCGCTGCTCGCGGAGCATCTTCGGCACGAGCTGCAGCTGGTAGTCCTGTACCCAGACGGTGGCGCCGGGAGCCGCGGCCTTCGCGGCCGCGTCGGCGAACCGCTGGTTGACCTTGACGTAGGTGTCCCACCACTCCCGGTGGTAGCTCGGCTGCGCGATGACGTCGTGGTAGAGCGGCCACAGCGTGTCGTTCGAGAAGCCCTCGTAGTACTCGGCGAGGTCCTGCTCGCTGAGCGTGACGGGGATGATCGAGATGCCGTCGTCGACGAAGGGCTCGACGTCGTGGTCGGCGATGCCCGGCCAGCCGACCCACGCGCCCTCGTTGGCGCGCATGACGGGCTCGAGGGCCGTGACCAGGCCGCCCGGCGAGTGCCGCCAGGAGGTGGAGCCGTCGGCGGCGACCACGCGGTCGACGGGGAGGCGGTTGGAGACGACGACCAGGTCGTAGGCGCCGGGCTCGACGTCGGGGACGCCGCTCGCGTCGGCGGTCGTCGGCTCGGTCGCGGAGGGCGTGGATGAGGGTGGCGGAGTCACGGTTCCCGTCTCGGTTGCGCAGAGCTCTGTCGTACCTGCTCGGTGGGTCGAGGCTACCAGTCCGCCGGTGCCGCGACCGGGGGCGGCGGGACCCCCGGCGTCACATGCGGAGGACGGCCCGCGCCGCGTCGTGCAGCGCGTCGCCGTAGGACGGGCCGTGCGACGCGGCGTGCACGGCGAGCGGATGCAGCTGGTGAAGCGGCACGCGGACCTGCCAGCCGGGCGCGAGGGAGCCGGTCTCCGCGTAGGCGCCGAGGATCAGGTCGAGGCCCGGGCAGCCGAAGAGCGCGAGCATGGCGAGGTCGGTCTCCCGGTGGCCGCCGTGCGCGGCCGGGTCGATGAGGACCGCCCCGTCGGCCGTCCACTGCACGTTGCCGGACCACAGGTCGCCGTGGATCCGCGCGGGCGGCGCGTCGTCGTCGAACCGGCCGTCGGCGGCGGCCGCGCACGCGCGCTCCACGTCGGCGGCCTGCGCGGGCGTCGCGTGGCCGGCGTCGACCGCCCGGCGCAGGTACGGCAGCACGCGCTCGCGGGCGTACCAGGCACCCCACCCCTCTTCCGGGTCGCCGTCGCCCGCGCCCCGGACCGACAGCGGCTGCCGCCCGATGAACGCGGGTCCGTCGAGGCCGGCGGGCGGGGATCCGAACGCGGGAGCGCCGGCGGCGTGCGTCGCGGCGAGCGCCGTGCCGAACGCCCGGGCCGCCTCGCGCGTGGGCCGCGCGGGGACCAGGCGCTCGAGGTCGATGCGGCCGGGCGCGACCGCGCGCACGCGGACCACGCGCGCTCCCCCGGCCAGCTCCGCCTCGGCCAGCCAGGCGAGGCCCGCGGCCTCGGCCTCGAAGAACCCGCGCGGGGCGTCCGCGCGCTCCTTCCGGTACGCATCCCCGCCGTCGTGCCCGCCCGATGCCGCAGCCGTCATGCCCGTGCCCCTCCCGTCGCGGTCGGCGCGCCGCCGTCCCGTCGCCTCCACCCTGCCTCCCCGCGGCCGGGCCGCTGTCCGCGTCGCGCATCCGACACGCGCCGGACCGCCCGCGTACCCCGTGCGCTCAGCGGCGCCGGGTACGCTCGCCGACGTGATCCGTGTCGGAATGAGCACGACCTGCGTATACCCCCAGCCCGTCGCCGCCGCCTTCTCCATGGCGAGGCGCGCGGGCTTCGACGGCGTCGAGATCATGGTGACGAACGACGAGGTCACCCAGGACGCCGCGGCCCTCCGCGCGCTGTCGGAGGAGCACGGGCTGCCGATCCTCTCCATCCACGCGCCGGTCCTGCTGCTCACGCACTTCGTGTGGGGGCGGGATCCGCAGGTGAAGCTGGAGAGGTCCGCCGAGCTCGCGCACGCGGTCGGCGCGCCCGCCGTCGTCGTCCACCCGCCGTTCCGCTGGCAGGCCGGGTACGCCGAGTCGTTCCTCGACATCGTGCGCTCCATCCAGACGTCGACCGGCGTCGAGATCGCCGTCGAGAACATGTTCCCGTGGCAGGTCGCCGGACGCAGCATGAAGGCGTACGCGCCCGGCTGGGATCCCACCGCCATGGACTGCGACGCCACGACGCTCGACTTCTCCCACGCCTCGCTCTCCGGCCAGGACGCCCTCGAGATGGCCAAGGCCCTCGGCCCGCGCCTGCGCCACGTGCACCTGTGCGACGGATCCGGCTCGCAGGACGACGGCCGCGTCTTCGACGAGCACCTCCTCCCGGGCCGCGGCACGCAGCCCGTCGCGGAGACGCTCCGCTGGCTCGCCGAGCAGGGCTGGCAGGGGGGCGTCGTCGCCGAGGTCAACACCCGCAAGGCCAAGACCGAGGAGCAGCGGCTCGCCATGCTCATCGAGACCCGCGAGTTCGCGCAGCGGCAGCTCCGGCTCGACACCGCGCCGGAGAGGACGCCCGTGGCGCCGCCCGCGGTCTCCGGGTACCAGCGGCTCCGGACGGCTCTGCGTCGCGAGCGGTGACCCGCGCCCCAGGCGCACGCGGTTGGATGGGCGGAGGGGAACGCCCCCGCACATGATCGACGTCGCGCGAGGCCCCGCCCGCCCGGCGTCGGGACCGGAGACACCATGAGCACCACCGTGCACCTCGAGATCCAGGTCGACGGGAGCCGCCTCGGCGACGTCGCCGACGTCCTCGCCGAGACCCTGCAGGCCACCCGCGCCTTCGCGGGCAACGAGGGCCTCGAGGTCCTCGTCGACGACGCCGACCCCGCCCGCATGATCGTCGTCGAGCAGTGGGCGTCCACCGCCGACCACGACGCCTACGTCGCCTGGCGCGCCACCCCGGAGGGCGCGGCGCGCCTCGGCGAGGTGCTCGCGGCACCGCCCGTGACCCGCGTCTTCAGCGGCCGCATCGCGCTCGCGCTGTAGCGCGCCGCCGGACGCACGACGAGGGCCGCCCGGATCACCGGGCGGCCCTCGTCGTCGATGCGGTCGTCCCGCGGGTCACACGGCGACGGCCACCGACGACGGCGCCGCGCCGGGCACCAGCCCGAGGCTCCGCGCCCGGCGCGAGCGACGGGTCACGAGGTACGACACCGCGAGGCTCAGCAGCAGGAACACCGCGAGGACTCCCGCCGACCCCCAGGCGACGCCCGGGGCGCCGCCCGCGATGATCGCCTGCATGCCCGCGACCGCGTGGGTCAGCGGCAGGAACGGGCTGATGGCCTGGAACGGCCCGGCCACCAGCTGGAGCGGGATCACGCCGCCCATGGCCGCCGCCTGCAGGGCCAGCAGGATCAGCGACACCACGAGGCCCGTGCGCCCGAGCGCCTGCCGGAGCAGGTAGTGGATCGCCGTGAAGGCCGCCGCGGTCACCGCCGCGAAGCCGAGGGTGGCGGGCAGCAGCGCGAGCGACAGCCCGAGCGCCGCGTGCACCAGCGCGACGAGGAGCACGACCTGCGCGAGGGCGATCAGGCCGGCGCGCGCGAGCACGCGGCCCATCACGCGGCCCGTCGCGGCCGAGGACGCGAGCAGCCGGCGCGCGGCCGGACGCAGTACGAGGAACGTCGCGAAGGCGCCGAGCCACAGGCCGACGGGCACGAAGATCGCCGCGACGGCGTCGCCCGGACTGCCGATCTCGTTCTCGCGCTCGACCGTGAGGCCGACCGGGTCGGCGACGACGCCCGAGGCGGAGGAGGCCTGGTCGGCGTCGAGCGACGGGATCTGCTCCGCCCCCTGCGTGAGGCCGGTGCCGAGCTCGGTCGCGCCCGAGGAGAGCGCGTCGGCGCCCGTGGCGAGGTCGCCCGCGCCGGTGGCCGCGCCGGTCGCGCCGGCGCGGAGCTGGCCGAGGCCGTCGCCCAGCTGGCGCGCGCCGGAGACGAGGGCGCCGCCGTTCGCCGCGAGCTGCGACGCGCCGGACGCGCTCTGGCCGATGCCCTGCTGCACGCCCTGGATCCCGGCCGCGGCCTGCGTCGCGAGGGTCCTGCCCTGCGCGGCGTACTGGTCGAGGCCCTGCTCGAGCGGCTGGAGCTGCGCGGCGAGCGGCGCGGTCTGCGGGTCGGCGGCGAGCTGCTGCCGGATCCCCGCGACCTGCTGGGCGATCTGCCCGGCCCCGCCCGCGTACTGCCCGACCCCGTCGGACACCTGCGACAGCCCGGCGGCCCCCTCCTGCAGCCGGTCGAGCCCGGAGGAGAGCTGCCCGACGCCGCCCGTGTACGTGCCGAGGCCGTCGGCGAGCTGCGACGCGCCCTGCTCGGACTGGCCGAGGCCGTCGCCGAGCTGCGTGATCCCGTCGCCGAGCTGCGTCGCGCCTGAGGAGAGCTGGGTCGCGCCGTCGGCGAGCTGGTCGGCGCCCGCGCCGGCATCGGTGAGCGAGCCCTTGAGGCTGCCGAAGGTCGTGTAGATGCCGGAGACGAACTGGGACGTGATCGCGTTGCCGAAGACGCTCGTCATGCCGACGCCCACGGCCTGCGTCGCCGCGCCCGTCAGGTAGCCGTGCGCGTCGTCGGTCTCCACGGTGATCTGCGCCCGCTCGGGCGCGTCCGTCGACAGCGACACGATCGACGCGGAGAAGTCCTCCGGCACGGTCAGCACCGCGTAGACCTCGCCGTCGTCGAGCATGCGCCGCGCCTCGTCCGCGTTCGTGATGGTCCAGTCGAAGGCCTGGTTGTCGTCGGAGGTCAGCTGCGTGACGAGCAGGCGGCCGGCGAGGACGGGCGACTCGGTGCCGTCCGGCGCCGTCTGCTGGACCATCTCGTCCTGGTTGACGATGGCGGCCGGCACCCGCTCGACGCCCGTCGCGACGTCGGAGAGGGAGCCGATGAAGAGGCCGGCGACCGCGAGGGGCACGATCGCCACGAGGGCGACGGCGAGCCGGCGGCGTACGGAGCGGGTGGTCATCGGCGGGTCTCCTTGCCGGTCGTCATGGGCTGGTCGGTGTCGGTGTCGGGGGCGGCGTCGTCCGCGCCGAGGCGGAGGCGCACGGTGGGGCGGCCCGGGATCCCGTGGTCGTCCGGGAACCACGGCGCGCCCAGCAGGACGGTCGTGCTCTCGTGGACGAGCGCGGGCAGGGCCCGGAGGAACGCCCGCTCGGCGGCGGCGTCCGGGAACGGGTCCACCACGTCGAGCACGAGCACGGGGGCCCGGCCGGACGCGGCGACCGCGGTGAGGGCGATGGCGCGCTCCAGCGGCAGGAGCGATCCGACGGGGTCGTCGGCGTCGATGCGCCGCGCTCCCGCCGCGTCGGCCGCCGCGTCGATGCGCGCGAGCCACTCGGCCTGCCGCGCGCGGGCGCCGCGACGGCGGCCCATCGGCTCCGACAGGTCGATGCGCTCGGCGAGGAGGTCCCCCACCGTGACGCCGGAGTCGACGCGGTCGACGCGGCCGAGGTCGGCCATCGCGACGCTCGTGAGGACGCGGCCGGCCTCGGAGGCGAGCGGGTGGCCGGCGACGTGCGCGCGGCCGGACAGCGGCGCGAGCCGGGCCCCGAGCGTGGCGCCGAGGAGCCGGCGGTCGGCGACGTCGCCCTCCACGAGCACGAGGGATCCGGCCGGCGCGACGAGGTCGACCGGCGCGAGCCGGCGCCCGGGCACGCCGACGACGAGCCGCTCGGCCGCGACGGCGGTGCCCGACGCGCGCGCCCAGTCGACGTCGTCCTGGTGCTCGCGGAGGCCCTCGCCCTCGATGTCGACGTCGGGGAGGATCCGGTCGAGCCAGCGCGGGATCCACCACGCGCGCTTCCCGAGCAGCGCCATGGCGGCGGGCACGAGGGTCATGCGCACGAGGAACGCGTCGAAGAAGATGCCGACGGCGAGCCCGAGCGCGATGGTCTTGATCACGCCCGCGCCCTCGGGCACGAAGGCCGCGAAGACGAAGAACATGATGAGCGCGGCCGCCGTGACCACGCGGGCGGCGCCCGAGAAGCCCGTGACGATGGCGCGCCGCGCGTCGCCGTGGTGCACGAAGTCCTCGCGCATGCCCGAGACGAGGAAGACCTCGTAGTCCATGGCGAGCCCGAACAGGATCGCCATGAGCAGGATCGGCATGAAGCTGAGGATGGGGCCGGGCGTCACGCCGAGGACGTCCGCGAACAGGCCGTCCTGGAAGATCAGGACGACCGTCCCGAACGAGACGATGACGCTCAGCAGGAAGCCGACCGCGGCCTTCACCGGGACGAAGACCGACCGGAACACGATCATCAGCAGGATGATCGACAGCCCCACGACCACGACGCCGAACGGCACGAGGGCCTGGTCGAGCCGCTGCGAGATGTCGTTCTGCACGGCGGTCGTGCCCGTGACGGAGACGCGCGTGTCGTAGCGGTCGTCCAGGCCCGGCGCGAGGTCGCGGATCGACTGCATGAGGGCCGTGGTCGCCGCCGACTCGGGCGGGCTGTCCGGCACGACCTGGATGATCGCGGTGTCCACGGAGGGGTTCGGCGTGCCGGCGCCCACGAACGCGACGTCGTCGAGCCCGCGGATCTCGTCCCCGATGTCCCCCAGCACCCCGATCGGGTCAGTGGTCTGCGTGATGTCGACGAGGACGACGAGCGGGCCGTTGTGGGCCGGGGCCGAACGCGTCCGAGACGGTGTCGTACGCGACGCGGCTGGTGGATCCCTCGGGGTCGGTCGCGCCGCTCGGCAGCCCGAGCTGCAGCTGCGAGGCGGGCACGGCGAGCAGCCCGGCGATGCCGATGACGATCACGACGGGGATGATCGGCACCTTCGTGACGATCGCGACCCAGCGCGCCCCGAGGGTCCGCTGCGTCCCGGCGGCCTGCG
The nucleotide sequence above comes from Clavibacter sp. B3I6. Encoded proteins:
- a CDS encoding YhgE/Pip family protein translates to MTTRSVRRRLAVALVAIVPLAVAGLFIGSLSDVATGVERVPAAIVNQDEMVQQTAPDGTESPVLAGRLLVTQLTSDDNQAFDWTITNADEARRMLDDGEVYAVLTVPEDFSASIVSLSTDAPERAQITVETDDAHGYLTGAATQAVGVGMTSVFGNAITSQFVSGIYTTFGSLKGSLTDAGAGADQLADGATQLSSGATQLGDGITQLGDGLGQSEQGASQLADGLGTYTGGVGQLSSGLDRLQEGAAGLSQVSDGVGQYAGGAGQIAQQVAGIRQQLAADPQTAPLAAQLQPLEQGLDQYAAQGRTLATQAAAGIQGVQQGIGQSASGASQLAANGGALVSGARQLGDGLGQLRAGATGAATGAGDLATGADALSSGATELGTGLTQGAEQIPSLDADQASSASGVVADPVGLTVERENEIGSPGDAVAAIFVPVGLWLGAFATFLVLRPAARRLLASSAATGRVMGRVLARAGLIALAQVVLLVALVHAALGLSLALLPATLGFAAVTAAAFTAIHYLLRQALGRTGLVVSLILLALQAAAMGGVIPLQLVAGPFQAISPFLPLTHAVAGMQAIIAGGAPGVAWGSAGVLAVFLLLSLAVSYLVTRRSRRARSLGLVPGAAPSSVAVAV
- a CDS encoding MMPL family transporter; its protein translation is MLGDIGDEIRGLDDVAFVGAGTPNPSVDTAIIQVVPDSPPESAATTALMQSIRDLAPGLDDRYDTRVSVTGTTAVQNDISQRLDQALVPFGVVVVGLSIILLMIVFRSVFVPVKAAVGFLLSVIVSFGTVVLIFQDGLFADVLGVTPGPILSFMPILLMAILFGLAMDYEVFLVSGMREDFVHHGDARRAIVTGFSGAARVVTAAALIMFFVFAAFVPEGAGVIKTIALGLAVGIFFDAFLVRMTLVPAAMALLGKRAWWIPRWLDRILPDVDIEGEGLREHQDDVDWARASGTAVAAERLVVGVPGRRLAPVDLVAPAGSLVLVEGDVADRRLLGATLGARLAPLSGRAHVAGHPLASEAGRVLTSVAMADLGRVDRVDSGVTVGDLLAERIDLSEPMGRRRGARARQAEWLARIDAAADAAGARRIDADDPVGSLLPLERAIALTAVAASGRAPVLVLDVVDPFPDAAAERAFLRALPALVHESTTVLLGAPWFPDDHGIPGRPTVRLRLGADDAAPDTDTDQPMTTGKETRR
- a CDS encoding MMPL family transporter; this translates as MPVERSAATAVATAGSAVIFAGVTVIIALLGLLVVQIPFLTVMGLGAAFAVLLAMGVATTLLPAMLGFAGERLRPKEGSRAARRATAQAAGTQRTLGARWVAIVTKVPIIPVVIVIGIAGLLAVPASQLQLGLPSGATDPEGSTSRVAYDTVSDAFGPGPQRPARRPRRHHADH